Proteins encoded within one genomic window of Lampris incognitus isolate fLamInc1 chromosome 1, fLamInc1.hap2, whole genome shotgun sequence:
- the slbp gene encoding histone RNA hairpin-binding protein isoform X1 has protein sequence MSHLHGTTRPDAERSSGDSNRKHRPSSWSHCRKRGADGGLRANRETDGTDGTCHGYSDNRYSSFTTPEGEGPVIRCGRQTDWGSVVENEDLHRDMQRYRRRILAAEFTQRERKTSSGSSDSRESPIPSGAEMETDETVLLRRQKQINYGKNTTAYDRYIREVPKHLRQPGIHPKTPNKFRKYSRRSWDQQIKLWKVKLHAWDPPAQEGDEQDLEEIEELDLDDVMDIELDFPTLPDIQSTAPVSSTYNPLLEDEDHLGTPVKLMKTDHSGDAAL, from the exons ATGTCTCACCTGCACGGAACCACACGTCCTGACGCCGAAAGAAGCAGTGGCGACAGTAATAG GAAACACAGACCATCCTCGTGGTCTCACTGCAGGAAGCGAGGGGCAGATGGTGGCCTGAGGGCAAACAGAGAAACCGACGGCACTGATGGGACATGCCACGGATACTCTGATAACCGATATTCCAG CTTCACCACTCCAGAGGGTGAGGGTCCCGTCATTCGGTGTGGACGACAGACGGACTGGGGCAGCGTGGTGGAGAACGAGGATTTACACAGAGACATGCAACG TTACAGGAGGAGGATCCTGGCTGCAGAGTTCactcaaagagagagaaagacctcTAGTGGCAG TTCTGATTCCAGAGAGTCCCCTATCCCCAGTGGagcagagatggagacagatgagaCTGTGTTGCTTCGGCGACAGAAACAGATCAACTATGGCAAGAACACAACTGCGTATGACCGCTACATCAGAGAGGTCCCAAA ACACCTGCGTCAGCCTGGTATTCACCCGAAAACTCCCAACAAGTTCCGCAAGTACAGCCGTCGCTCCTGGGACCAGCAAATTAAACTGTGGAAGGTCAAACTGCATGCATGGGACCCCCCTGCCCAGGAGGGGGATGAACAAGACCTAGAGGAGAT TGAGGAACTAGACCTTGATGATGTGATGGACATCGAGCTGGACTTCCCAACCCTTCCAGACATCCAGAGCACCGCACCAGTTTCCAGCACATACAACCCTTTACTGGAG GATGAGGACCATTTAGGGACCCCCGTCAAACTAATGAAGACGGACCACAGCGGGGATGCAGCGTTGTGA
- the slbp gene encoding histone RNA hairpin-binding protein isoform X3 — MSHLHGTTRPDAERSSGDSNRKHRPSSWSHCRKRGADGGLRANRETDGTDGTCHGYSDNRYSSFTTPEGEGPVIRCGRQTDWGSVVENEDLHRDMQRYRRRILAAEFTQRERKTSSGSSDSRESPIPSGAEMETDETVLLRRQKQINYGKNTTAYDRYIREVPNEELDLDDVMDIELDFPTLPDIQSTAPVSSTYNPLLEDEDHLGTPVKLMKTDHSGDAAL; from the exons ATGTCTCACCTGCACGGAACCACACGTCCTGACGCCGAAAGAAGCAGTGGCGACAGTAATAG GAAACACAGACCATCCTCGTGGTCTCACTGCAGGAAGCGAGGGGCAGATGGTGGCCTGAGGGCAAACAGAGAAACCGACGGCACTGATGGGACATGCCACGGATACTCTGATAACCGATATTCCAG CTTCACCACTCCAGAGGGTGAGGGTCCCGTCATTCGGTGTGGACGACAGACGGACTGGGGCAGCGTGGTGGAGAACGAGGATTTACACAGAGACATGCAACG TTACAGGAGGAGGATCCTGGCTGCAGAGTTCactcaaagagagagaaagacctcTAGTGGCAG TTCTGATTCCAGAGAGTCCCCTATCCCCAGTGGagcagagatggagacagatgagaCTGTGTTGCTTCGGCGACAGAAACAGATCAACTATGGCAAGAACACAACTGCGTATGACCGCTACATCAGAGAGGTCCCAAA TGAGGAACTAGACCTTGATGATGTGATGGACATCGAGCTGGACTTCCCAACCCTTCCAGACATCCAGAGCACCGCACCAGTTTCCAGCACATACAACCCTTTACTGGAG GATGAGGACCATTTAGGGACCCCCGTCAAACTAATGAAGACGGACCACAGCGGGGATGCAGCGTTGTGA
- the slbp gene encoding histone RNA hairpin-binding protein isoform X2, with protein MSHLHGTTRPDAERSSGDSNRKHRPSSWSHCRKRGADGGLRANRETDGTDGTCHGYSDNRYSSFTTPEGEGPVIRCGRQTDWGSVVENEDLHRDMQRRRILAAEFTQRERKTSSGSSDSRESPIPSGAEMETDETVLLRRQKQINYGKNTTAYDRYIREVPKHLRQPGIHPKTPNKFRKYSRRSWDQQIKLWKVKLHAWDPPAQEGDEQDLEEIEELDLDDVMDIELDFPTLPDIQSTAPVSSTYNPLLEDEDHLGTPVKLMKTDHSGDAAL; from the exons ATGTCTCACCTGCACGGAACCACACGTCCTGACGCCGAAAGAAGCAGTGGCGACAGTAATAG GAAACACAGACCATCCTCGTGGTCTCACTGCAGGAAGCGAGGGGCAGATGGTGGCCTGAGGGCAAACAGAGAAACCGACGGCACTGATGGGACATGCCACGGATACTCTGATAACCGATATTCCAG CTTCACCACTCCAGAGGGTGAGGGTCCCGTCATTCGGTGTGGACGACAGACGGACTGGGGCAGCGTGGTGGAGAACGAGGATTTACACAGAGACATGCAACG GAGGAGGATCCTGGCTGCAGAGTTCactcaaagagagagaaagacctcTAGTGGCAG TTCTGATTCCAGAGAGTCCCCTATCCCCAGTGGagcagagatggagacagatgagaCTGTGTTGCTTCGGCGACAGAAACAGATCAACTATGGCAAGAACACAACTGCGTATGACCGCTACATCAGAGAGGTCCCAAA ACACCTGCGTCAGCCTGGTATTCACCCGAAAACTCCCAACAAGTTCCGCAAGTACAGCCGTCGCTCCTGGGACCAGCAAATTAAACTGTGGAAGGTCAAACTGCATGCATGGGACCCCCCTGCCCAGGAGGGGGATGAACAAGACCTAGAGGAGAT TGAGGAACTAGACCTTGATGATGTGATGGACATCGAGCTGGACTTCCCAACCCTTCCAGACATCCAGAGCACCGCACCAGTTTCCAGCACATACAACCCTTTACTGGAG GATGAGGACCATTTAGGGACCCCCGTCAAACTAATGAAGACGGACCACAGCGGGGATGCAGCGTTGTGA